Proteins encoded by one window of Cervus canadensis isolate Bull #8, Minnesota chromosome 18, ASM1932006v1, whole genome shotgun sequence:
- the BLOC1S3 gene encoding biogenesis of lysosome-related organelles complex 1 subunit 3 — protein sequence MESQSRPRRPLRRPETLVQGEAAESDSDLSASSSEEEELYLGPSGPTRGRPTGLRVAGEAAETDSDPEPEPKAAPRDLPPLVVQRETAGEAWAEEEAPAPAPARSLLQLRLAESQARLDHDVAAAVSGVYRRAGRDVAALAGRLAAAQAAGLAAAHSVRLARGDLCALAERLDIVASCCLLPDIRGVPGTEPEQDPGPRA from the coding sequence atggagtctcagagtcgTCCGCGGAGGCCGCTGCGGAGGCCTGAGACTTTGGTTCAGGGGGAAGCGGCCGAGTCGGACTCGGATCTCTCTGCGTCCTCgtcggaggaggaggagctgtACCTGGGCCCCTCGGGCCCAACGCGCGGCCGCCCCACGGGACTGCGAGTGGCTGGGGAGGCCGCGGAGACCGACTCAGACCCGGAGCCGGAGCCGAAGGCCGCGCCGCGGGACCTGCCTCCGCTCGTGGTGCAGCGGGAGACGGCCGGGGAGGCCTGGGCGGAGGAGGAGGCTCCGGCGCCCGCCCCCGCGCGCTCGCTGCTGCAACTCCGGCTGGCTGAGAGCCAGGCGCGGCTGGACCACGACGTAGCGGCCGCGGTGAGCGGCGTGTACCGCCGCGCGGGCCGTGATGTGGCCGCCCTGGCCGGTAGGCTGGCGGCTGCCCAGGCAGCGGGATTAGCTGCAGCCCACAGCGTGCGTCTGGCGAGGGGGGACCTCTGCGCGCTGGCGGAGCGTCTGGACATCGTGGCCAGCTGCTGCCTGCTGCCTGACATCCGCGGTGTGCCGGGGACCGAGCCTGAACAAGACCCGGGACCGAGAGCCTAG